A single region of the Hyphomicrobiales bacterium genome encodes:
- a CDS encoding Potassium efflux system KefA protein / Small-conductance mechanosensitive channel, producing the protein MRPSFLLRSVPRQIATVFMCLLLAGLGGLSMNGPALAQTQTPSPSPSGSQTESAQSRLDQAKLQLDQIEATLSRKDLTDGTLTDLRDSLEPISATISTVQAELRPRVDALKARLAQLGPAPEAAAGATAPPLDENREERETQKAGLARAEGLVAAANALQVQATQLRTSISDARRTLISGRILAKTPGIFSPALWTDAVTAMPYDMRALHMLARDWASIFAERVRDGRIAALLLPLLVGIGMFVLRQWLIPHLTRRDPEAVDVSHRKRVLVAIGIALGRTLTVAITLALMYVAMDSIGLLPGRIKDLAQAIFQALTLLVCARALADACFAPNLPSWRLFGMQETTARQLLTFVSTIAVLMLVERMVEALLIATSASLPSTILVKCLYLVAVVLVTLTALHSLRSPDEDEECALGPYVAPNRSAGIFKITGWIAVAVVTLAVILGYVALAGFIMLQLMWAALVAAVIYLAMQLVAVTIGAIPRDKRMASAIHANIGLSYRSLEQFSVLAGGLINVTLILLGFLLVLAPFGVESNDIVPAARQALVGFTIGEVTISITAIMIAVLTFILILAAIRAVQSWLSGTFLPTTELESGIRNSITTAVGYLGFFIAAMVALSQLGLSLANVAIVAGALSVGIGLGLQSIVNNFVSGLILLWERSIRVGDWVVVGADQGHVRRISVRATEIETFDRAAVIVPNSNLVSGVVKNWVHNGRSGRFTIKVGVSYTADADEIRDLLLSLAAGHAEVLRDPPPRVFLTEFGEKAVNFDLHGFVADVATSGRIKSEISFKILHELKARDALPPR; encoded by the coding sequence GCTGGCGCAGACACAGACGCCATCCCCGAGCCCATCGGGAAGCCAGACCGAAAGTGCCCAGTCCCGCCTCGATCAGGCCAAGCTGCAGCTCGACCAGATCGAGGCGACCCTGTCCCGGAAGGATCTCACGGACGGCACATTGACGGATCTGCGCGACTCTCTGGAGCCGATATCGGCCACGATCAGCACGGTCCAGGCGGAGCTGCGGCCGCGCGTCGATGCGTTGAAAGCCCGCCTGGCGCAGCTTGGCCCGGCTCCCGAGGCGGCGGCAGGTGCGACAGCGCCTCCGTTGGACGAAAACCGCGAAGAGCGGGAGACGCAGAAGGCTGGTCTCGCGCGGGCAGAAGGCCTGGTCGCCGCGGCCAACGCCCTGCAGGTCCAGGCCACGCAGTTGCGGACCAGCATCTCGGACGCGCGCCGCACGCTGATCAGCGGCCGTATCCTGGCCAAAACGCCCGGCATCTTCAGCCCGGCGCTATGGACCGATGCCGTCACCGCCATGCCCTACGACATGCGTGCGTTGCATATGCTGGCCCGCGACTGGGCGAGCATTTTCGCCGAACGCGTGCGAGACGGCCGCATCGCGGCACTCCTCCTGCCGCTCCTCGTCGGCATCGGCATGTTCGTCCTGCGGCAATGGCTCATCCCCCACCTCACCCGCCGCGATCCCGAAGCCGTCGATGTCTCTCATCGCAAGCGGGTCCTCGTCGCAATCGGCATCGCGCTGGGCCGCACCCTCACGGTCGCGATCACGCTCGCCCTGATGTATGTGGCGATGGACAGCATCGGCCTCCTGCCGGGACGGATCAAGGATCTGGCCCAGGCTATTTTCCAGGCACTCACCCTGCTCGTCTGTGCACGCGCCCTGGCCGACGCCTGTTTCGCACCGAATCTCCCGTCTTGGCGCCTGTTCGGCATGCAGGAGACGACCGCACGCCAGCTCTTGACCTTCGTCTCCACGATAGCGGTTCTGATGCTCGTCGAACGCATGGTCGAAGCATTGCTCATCGCCACGAGCGCCAGCCTTCCCAGCACGATCCTCGTCAAATGCCTGTATCTCGTTGCGGTCGTTCTTGTCACGCTGACGGCCCTGCACAGCCTCCGCAGCCCGGATGAGGACGAGGAATGCGCCCTCGGCCCCTATGTCGCGCCCAATCGCTCCGCAGGCATCTTCAAGATCACAGGATGGATCGCGGTCGCCGTTGTCACCCTTGCCGTGATTCTCGGCTACGTCGCCCTCGCGGGCTTCATCATGCTGCAGCTCATGTGGGCGGCCCTTGTCGCCGCCGTCATCTATCTCGCGATGCAACTCGTTGCCGTCACCATCGGGGCAATCCCCCGTGACAAGCGCATGGCCTCCGCCATTCATGCCAATATCGGGCTCAGCTACCGCTCATTGGAGCAATTCAGCGTGCTGGCGGGCGGGCTCATCAATGTCACCCTGATCCTGCTCGGCTTCCTGCTGGTGCTCGCCCCGTTCGGCGTCGAATCCAACGACATCGTTCCCGCCGCGCGGCAGGCGCTTGTCGGGTTCACCATCGGCGAGGTCACCATATCGATCACGGCGATCATGATCGCCGTGCTGACCTTCATCCTGATTCTTGCGGCCATACGTGCCGTGCAGAGCTGGCTTTCCGGCACCTTCCTGCCCACGACAGAGCTTGAATCCGGCATCCGCAATTCGATCACGACAGCGGTCGGCTATCTCGGCTTCTTCATCGCCGCGATGGTCGCCTTGTCGCAACTCGGTCTCAGCCTTGCGAATGTCGCGATCGTCGCCGGCGCGCTCAGCGTCGGTATCGGTCTTGGCCTCCAATCCATCGTCAACAACTTCGTGTCCGGTCTCATCCTGCTGTGGGAGCGCAGCATTCGGGTGGGTGACTGGGTCGTGGTCGGCGCGGACCAGGGCCATGTGCGGCGCATCAGCGTGCGCGCGACCGAAATCGAGACCTTCGACCGGGCCGCCGTCATCGTGCCGAATTCCAACCTGGTCTCCGGCGTCGTGAAGAACTGGGTTCACAACGGCCGCTCCGGCCGTTTCACCATCAAGGTCGGCGTGAGCTACACCGCCGACGCCGACGAGATCCGCGATCTCCTCCTGTCGCTCGCGGCTGGCCATGCCGAGGTGCTGCGCGATCCGCCGCCACGCGTCTTCCTGACTGAATTCGGGGAGAAGGCCGTCAATTTCGACCTGCACGGCTTTGTCGCCGACGTGGCGACGAGCGGGCGCATCAAGAGCGAGATCAGCTTCAAGATCCTGCACGAATTAAAAGCGCGCGACGCGCTGCCGCCGCGCTGA
- a CDS encoding conserved exported hypothetical protein (Evidence 4 : Unknown function but conserved in other organisms): MVRSALSAGAAVCALAVLAACSADAPRPSPPAQPVFYQSLASSSASVDPATAAEMISAYRANKGLPPLTVDPELIQGAQAAANAMARADRPASGEALSKQLATRGLASPGVNLSAGYHTLAEAFSGWRDSPAHNRVMLLPRATRLGIATAYAPGSKYKVYWALIVAGPR, translated from the coding sequence ATGGTCCGATCTGCCCTCTCCGCCGGCGCCGCGGTCTGCGCCCTTGCCGTCCTCGCTGCCTGCAGCGCGGATGCGCCACGTCCATCGCCGCCGGCGCAGCCGGTGTTCTACCAGTCGCTCGCCTCATCTTCCGCCAGCGTGGATCCGGCCACGGCCGCCGAAATGATATCGGCTTACCGGGCCAACAAGGGCCTGCCGCCGCTCACGGTCGATCCGGAACTCATCCAGGGAGCCCAGGCCGCCGCGAATGCCATGGCACGGGCTGATCGGCCGGCCTCCGGGGAAGCCCTCAGCAAGCAGTTGGCGACACGGGGCCTGGCCTCGCCGGGCGTCAATTTGTCCGCCGGTTACCACACCCTCGCGGAAGCCTTCTCGGGGTGGCGTGATTCTCCCGCCCACAATCGTGTCATGCTGCTGCCACGCGCGACGCGCCTCGGCATCGCGACCGCCTATGCGCCCGGTTCCAAATACAAGGTATATTGGGCGCTGATCGTCGCCGGACCGCGCTGA
- a CDS encoding hypothetical protein (Evidence 5 : Unknown function), whose product MGADRRRTALTAEMAAPWMSRQDNLEAMPERGGRSCIVPACNGKRVPHKTDSETFLTFPARQAHCEWPIKA is encoded by the coding sequence TTGGGCGCTGATCGTCGCCGGACCGCGCTGACAGCCGAAATGGCTGCGCCCTGGATGTCCCGGCAGGACAACCTCGAAGCAATGCCGGAACGTGGGGGGCGCAGCTGTATCGTGCCTGCCTGCAATGGTAAAAGGGTGCCTCACAAAACAGATTCTGAGACCTTTTTGACATTCCCTGCACGTCAGGCGCATTGCGAATGGCCCATCAAAGCCTAA
- a CDS encoding hypothetical protein (Evidence 5 : Unknown function) — protein sequence MAHQSLNESMRGDGTRIVRTLPVADAFLHIHSITLGHLAGWEAFQLLTYGPVV from the coding sequence ATGGCCCATCAAAGCCTAAATGAATCAATGAGGGGGGATGGAACGAGGATAGTGAGAACCCTGCCCGTCGCTGATGCCTTCCTGCACATTCATTCGATCACGCTCGGACATCTCGCCGGGTGGGAGGCTTTTCAGCTCTTGACGTACGGGCCGGTTGTGTAA
- a CDS encoding putative cold-shock DNA-binding protein (Evidence 3 : Putative function from multiple computational evidences), with the protein MQTPLQITFKDTETSESLDRFIRERVDRLERFHPHIVACRVVIEVPHRGSGSGKTPLAINLEVDVPGRTLVAKRSDEMKEMKEDRTAIVTRAFDAIRRQLEEDAQVRRKHVKVHDSGAETGKIARLFPDRDYGFVEVVGSPQLYFSRNAVTSGAFEDLEVGMMVHITRATGEGPMGPQASSVRRFVGETAPA; encoded by the coding sequence ATGCAAACACCGCTGCAGATCACTTTCAAGGATACCGAGACGTCCGAGTCACTCGATCGGTTCATCCGCGAACGCGTTGATCGTCTGGAGCGTTTCCACCCCCACATTGTAGCCTGCCGTGTCGTGATTGAAGTGCCCCATCGTGGATCGGGCAGCGGGAAGACCCCTCTCGCCATCAATCTCGAAGTCGATGTCCCCGGCCGCACGCTGGTTGCCAAGCGCAGCGATGAAATGAAAGAGATGAAGGAGGATCGCACCGCGATCGTCACGCGTGCTTTCGATGCCATTCGCCGGCAGCTCGAGGAAGACGCGCAGGTCCGGCGCAAGCATGTCAAAGTTCATGACAGCGGCGCTGAAACCGGCAAGATCGCCCGGCTCTTTCCGGATCGCGACTACGGCTTTGTCGAGGTGGTCGGCAGCCCACAACTCTATTTCAGCCGCAACGCGGTCACATCAGGCGCCTTTGAGGATCTCGAAGTGGGCATGATGGTGCATATCACCCGCGCGACCGGCGAAGGCCCCATGGGCCCGCAGGCCAGCAGCGTCCGCCGCTTCGTAGGCGAGACCGCGCCGGCCTGA
- a CDS encoding hypothetical protein (Evidence 5 : Unknown function) — translation MRRAGLSWAASKSSYMQPISRPEGVLDMKVAPLRTPLHFTIMGLENGSGRRGLAYEAADAAGLRAHGAFAGRAGDMHHHAHFEILKGA, via the coding sequence GTGCGCCGCGCAGGACTTTCATGGGCTGCGAGCAAGTCCAGCTATATGCAACCGATTTCGCGTCCGGAAGGTGTCCTGGACATGAAAGTGGCGCCCCTGCGGACGCCACTTCATTTCACAATTATGGGTCTTGAGAATGGCTCAGGCCGGCGCGGTCTCGCCTACGAAGCGGCGGACGCTGCTGGCCTGCGGGCCCATGGGGCCTTCGCCGGTCGCGCGGGTGATATGCACCATCATGCCCACTTCGAGATCCTCAAAGGCGCCTGA
- a CDS encoding Glyoxylase-like metal-dependent hydrolase (Beta-lactamase superfamily II) yields MTHQADYEGLCVPIAKPPAPGEIVEVAPGILWVRLPLPFRLNHVNIYLIADGEGWAVIDAGIGDATSRAAWEGLMAGPLAGQKLTRLFVTHFHPDHIGLAGWMVERFQIPLLCSETTYLMSRNIALDPNSLDAEFYRDFYLRHGMDPETVALVVTQGHAYLGMVESLPLTFRRSVAGDRLRIGEREFDVIGGNGHAPEQLMLFCGAERILLAADQVIARITPNVSVSAIDPEGDPLGLYLRSLTELAEQVHPDALVLPGHELPFVGLGTRCGQIAHHHAARCEMIAAACAVEARSVAELVPVMFPRPLDPHQWSFAFSEAHAHVNYMVHRGDLARIVEANSERFLLSAR; encoded by the coding sequence TTGACCCATCAGGCGGACTATGAAGGACTGTGCGTTCCCATCGCAAAGCCACCGGCGCCGGGTGAGATCGTCGAAGTCGCTCCAGGCATTCTATGGGTGCGCTTGCCGCTGCCTTTCCGCCTGAACCACGTCAACATCTATCTGATCGCGGATGGTGAAGGCTGGGCGGTCATCGATGCGGGCATTGGAGACGCAACCTCGCGTGCGGCATGGGAAGGCCTGATGGCCGGCCCGCTGGCGGGACAGAAGCTGACCCGCCTCTTCGTCACCCATTTCCATCCCGATCACATCGGGCTCGCCGGCTGGATGGTCGAGCGCTTTCAGATCCCGCTTCTGTGCAGCGAGACGACCTATCTGATGTCGCGCAACATCGCACTCGACCCCAACTCGCTCGACGCGGAATTCTATCGGGATTTCTACCTGCGCCACGGGATGGATCCCGAGACGGTCGCGCTCGTCGTGACCCAGGGCCATGCCTATCTCGGCATGGTCGAAAGCTTGCCGCTCACTTTCCGGCGCTCTGTCGCGGGCGACCGACTGCGCATTGGCGAGCGGGAGTTCGACGTGATCGGTGGTAACGGCCATGCACCCGAGCAATTGATGCTTTTTTGCGGGGCCGAGCGTATCCTGCTGGCGGCGGACCAGGTGATCGCGCGGATCACGCCGAATGTCAGCGTATCGGCGATCGATCCGGAGGGCGATCCGCTGGGCCTCTATCTGCGCTCACTGACTGAGCTCGCGGAACAGGTGCATCCGGACGCTCTGGTGCTGCCGGGCCACGAGCTACCTTTCGTTGGCCTCGGGACACGCTGTGGCCAGATCGCGCACCATCATGCCGCGCGGTGTGAAATGATAGCTGCGGCTTGCGCGGTGGAGGCTCGCTCTGTGGCGGAGCTTGTTCCGGTCATGTTTCCACGGCCGCTCGACCCGCACCAATGGAGTTTCGCGTTCAGCGAAGCCCATGCCCATGTGAACTACATGGTCCATCGCGGCGATCTGGCACGCATCGTCGAAGCCAACAGCGAGAGGTTCTTGCTGAGCGCCCGCTAG
- a CDS encoding Glyoxalase superfamily enzyme, possibly 3-demethylubiquinone-9 3-methyltransferase, translating into MAVAKNTICLWYDKEAEAAARFYAETFPNSSVGAVHRAPSDYPSGKAGDVLTVDFVVAGIPCLGLNGGPVFKHNEAFSFQIATDDQEETDRYWNAIVANGGQESACGWCKDKWGISWQITPRVLTDALAIGGGEAKRAFEAMMDMKKIDVAAIEAARRG; encoded by the coding sequence ATGGCAGTTGCCAAGAACACGATCTGCTTGTGGTACGACAAGGAGGCCGAGGCTGCGGCTCGCTTTTACGCCGAGACGTTTCCGAACAGTTCAGTCGGTGCCGTTCACCGTGCTCCCAGCGACTATCCATCCGGCAAGGCGGGCGACGTGCTGACGGTCGATTTCGTCGTCGCAGGTATCCCTTGCCTCGGCCTCAATGGTGGTCCCGTGTTCAAACATAACGAAGCCTTCTCGTTCCAGATCGCCACGGATGATCAGGAAGAGACGGATCGATATTGGAACGCCATTGTCGCCAATGGCGGCCAGGAAAGTGCGTGCGGATGGTGCAAGGATAAATGGGGCATATCCTGGCAGATCACGCCGCGCGTGCTGACCGATGCGCTCGCGATCGGCGGCGGTGAAGCAAAGCGTGCCTTCGAGGCCATGATGGATATGAAGAAAATTGACGTCGCGGCGATCGAGGCGGCGCGGCGCGGCTGA